In Thermococcus chitonophagus, the genomic stretch TCTTGTACAAATGGACGATATGAAGATTTGAAGATGGCCGCGGAGATTCTCGAGGGTCAGAAGGTTGCTCCCTGGGTTAGACTAATCGTAATTCCATGCTCACCCAGCGTATACTGGAGAGCCCTAAAGGACGGCCTGCTTGAGATATTCCTCGAGGCTGGAGCCGTTATAGGGCCTCCAACATGCGGTCCATGCTTAGGAGGACACATGGGAGTTCTCGCTTCTGGGGAGAGGGCGGTTTCAACAACCAACAGGAACTTTGTTGGAAGAATGGGTCATCCAAAGAGTGAGGTTTACCTCGCAAGCCCCTACGTTGCCGCTGCATCTGCAGTTCTCGGAAGGATAGCTTCTCCTGAGGAGGTGGTAAAATGAAGGTTAAAGGAAGGGCTTGGAAGTATGGGGATCACATAGATACCGACGTCATAATCCCCGCGAGATACCTCAACACCTCTGATCCAAAGGAGTTGGCTCAACACGTGCTCGAGGATCTAGACCCAGAGTTCAGGTTCAAGATGAAGCCTGGGGACATAATAGTGGCCGGCGAGAACTTCGGGTGTGGCAGTTCAAGAGAGCACGCCCCATTGGCGATAAAAGCAGCCGGGGTTTCCTGCGTAATAGCCAAGAGCTTTGCGAGGATATTCTACAGGAACGCAATAAACATTGGACTTCCAATTCTCGAGGCTCCTGAGGCAGTTGAGAGGATAGAGACGGGAGATGAGCTCGAGGTAGATTTCTCCACGGGAGAGATTAGGAACCTGACTAAAGGGGAAGTATACCACGCGAATCCTTTCCCTGACTTCATAATGGAGATCATCAAGGCCGGAGGCCTAATAGAATGGACTAAGAGGAGGTTAGCCAAATGATCAAGATAGCGGTAATTCCTGGGGACGGAATAGGTAAGGAAGTAGTTGCGGAGGGACTAAAGGTTCTCAGAAAGTTAGAACAGCTCAGCAACGTGAAGTTCGACTTTCAAGAATATCCCTTTGGCGCTGAGCACTACCTCAAAACTGGGGAAACCCTGCCGGACTGGGCAATTGAAGAATTCAGGAAGTTCGATGCCATATACTTTGGGGCAATAGGTGACCCCAGGGTAAAGCCTGGAGTTCTCGAGCATGGAATACTGCTCAAGCTGAGGTTCTCCCTTGACCTCTACGTTAACCTGAGGCCAGTCAAGCTGTACCACCCGAAGCTCACACCGCTGAAGGAGAAGGAGAAAATTGACATGGTCTTCGTCAGAGAGAACACCGAGGGGCTGTACGCTGGTGCGGGAGGATTCCTCAGGAAGGGAACTCCCCAGGAAGTAGCAATTCAGGAGATGATAAACACCCGCTACGGTGTGGAGAGGACAGTAAGATTTGCATTTGAGTACGCCAAGAAAACGGGAAGGAAGAAGGTAACCCTCGTGGACAAGGCCAATGTTCTAACCTATGCCCACGATCTCTGGCAGAGGGTCTTTGCCGAGGTCTCAGAGGAGTACCCGGAGATTGAAACTGACCACTATTACGTCGATGCAATGGCAATGAAAATGGTTCGCTCTCCCGAGATCTTCGAAGTAGTTGTTACACCCAACATGTTCGGTGATATTCTAACGGACCTGGGGGCGGAGATAGTCGGTGGGCTAGGTTTAGCTGCATCAGGGAACATACACCCTAGGAAGGTCTCTATGTTCGAGCCTGTTCACGGTTCTGCCCCAGATATAGCTGGAAAGGGTATAGCAAATCCCTTAGCGGCGATATTAACGGCTTCGCTCATGCTTGAGCATTTAGGGTTGGACAAAGAGTCTAAGACGGTGGAAAAGGCTGTTGCAAAGGTGATAGAAGAGAATAAGGTAACTCCAGATTTGGGAGGTAGTTTGAAGACTCATGAAGTTGGAGATGCCGTTGTTAAAGTCCTAGAGGTGTTGTGGGATGAAGGAGAGGCGGGTTGAGCTGTACGATACCACCCTTAGGGACGGCGCCCAGATGGAGGGGATAAGCTTCTCACTTGAAGATAAGCTGAAGATAACTGAAAAACTTGATGAATTCGGCATACATTATATAGAGGGAGGATGGCCAGGTTCAAATCCTAAGGATATAGAGTACTTCAAGGCTGTTAAAGACCTAAGCTTGGAAAACGCTCAGATTGCAGCGTTCGGAAGCACGAGAAGGCCGAGGCTGAGGCCCGAAGAAGATCCAAACCTTAATGCCCTCGTTGATTCCGAGGCTCCAATAGCGACGATATTCGGTAAGAGCTGGGATCTCCACGTTACGGATGCATTAAAGACGACCCTTGAGAACAATCTCCAGATGATAGCGGATTCAATAGAGTACCTCAGAGAACACGGCATGAAAGTATTTTACGATGCCGAGCACTTCTTCGATGGATACAGGGCAAATTCAGATTACGCAATGGAGACCATAAAGACGGCTGAGGAGGCGGGAGCTGAGAGGATAGTCTTAGCTGATACCAATGGAGGGTCACTACCTTCCTTCATTAAGCAGGTAGTCGAGAGGGTTAGGGAAGAGATAAAGGTCCCCTTGGGCATCCATGCTCACAACGATTCCGAGCTGGCAGTTGCCAACTCTCTCATGGCCTTTGAAGCTGGAGTTGTTCAGATACAGGGGACGATAAACGGTTACGGAGAGAGGTGTGGCAACGCTAACTTGATTTCAATAATCCCCGCCTTAGAGCTCAAGTACGGGGTTGAAGTTGTTGGAAAGGAAAAGTTGAGGAAGCTTAAAGAATTAGCGCACTTCGTTGCCGAACTCGCCAATATGGAGATACCCAGGAACCAGCCCTACGTTGGAGACAGCGCTTTCGCCCACAAGGGTGGAGTTCACGTGTCAGCTGTCCTAAAGAATCCAAGGACATACGAGCACATAGATCCAGAGCTCGTTGGAAACAGGAGAAAGGTCGTAGTTTCAGAGCTCTCAGGAAAGAGCAACCTCATATACAAGGCCAAAGAACTGGGTATAGACTTGGATGAGAAGGATCCCCACCTTCAGGAGATAGTGAACAAGATTAAGGAGCTTGAATTCCTGGGCTATCACTTTGAGGCTGCTGAGGCCTCGCTTGAACTGTTAATCGAGAAGATAAAAGGAAGGTACAAGCCCTTCTTTGAGCTTGAAAGGGCAAGAGTTATAAGCGAAATACTCCCCGGCCAACCCCCAATATCGGAAGCTACAGTAGTTGTTAAGGTTGACAGCAAGAGAGTCCACACAGCTGCAGAAGGTAATGGCCCAGTCAATGCCCTAGATCTGGCACTGAGGAAGGCCTTAACTGAATTCTACCCAGAGCTCAAGGAGATAAAGCTCGTTGACTACAAGGTCAGGGTTCTTGGGAGCGAAAAGGGAACTGCTGCCAAGGTCAGGGTTCTTATCCAGACGAGCGATGGAAAGAAGAGCTGGGGCACCGTTGGAGCATCGACGAACATAATAGAGGCAAGCTTAAACGCCATAATCGACAGTATGGAGTACTGGCTGATGAAGGAGTGTGGTAAAAATGAGAAGCGATGTGGTAAAGAGGGGAATTGAAAGGGCTCCCCACCGTTCCCTTTTTAAAGCTATGGGGCTAACGGATGAGGAGCTTGACAGACCACTCATAGGAATAGCTAACTCATTCAACGAGCTGATCCCTGGTCATATACACCTCAGGAAGATTGCCGAGGCGGTAAAGGCAGGAATCAGGATGGCCGGAGGGACTCCGCTTGAGTTCAATACAATAGGGATCTGCGATGGAATAGCAATGAACCACTCCGGAATGAAATATTCGCTCCCCTCAAGGGAGCTTATAGCTGACAGCGTTGAATTAGTCGCTCAGGCTTATCACTTCGATGGAATAGTGATGATTGCTTCGTGTGACAAGATAATCCCGGGAATGCTAATGGCTATGGCTAGGCTCGACGTTCCAGCTATTTTCGTTTCAGGCGGCCCCATGCTGCCAGGCAGGTTTAGGGGAGAGTACGTTGATGTAAAGACCGTTTTTGAAGCAGTGGGTGCCGTAAAGGCTGGAAAGATGAGTCTTGAGGAGCTTAAGCTTCTTGAATCCGTAGCCTGTCCTGGTTGCGGCTCTTGTGCTGGAATGTTTACCGCAAACACCATGAATGCACTAACGGAAGCCTTGGGAGTTTCAATGCCGTGGAACGGAACTGCTCCGGCAGTTTACGCTCACAGGATAAGGATAGCCAAGAAAACGGGAATGCAGATAGTTAAGCTCGTTGAAGAGGACGTCAAGCCAAGCGACATAATGACTAAGGAAGCATTTGAAGATGCCATAGCCGTTGATATGGCTCTAGGTGGCTCGACAAATACTGTCCTCCACCTTATGGCAATAGCACATGAGGCAGGAGTTGACCTAACTTTAGATGACTTCGACAGGATAAGTGAGATAACGCCAACCCTCGCAAAGCTGAGCCCCGCAGGAAAACACTTCGTCGTTGACCTCTACGAGGCGGGAGGAATTCTTGGAGTAATGAAGAGGCTTGCTAAGAAGGGGATTATTCACGAGGACAGGATGACAGTTGCCTTGAAGACTGTAAAGGAATTGCTTGAGAGAGCATTCGTGGCCAGGGATGACGTGATAAGACCACTCGATAATCCTTACTCCCCTAGAGGGGGCATAATGATACTTAGAGGAACACTTGCCCCAGATGGGGCTGTAATCAAGGTATCAGCCGTTAACGGAGTTACCGTATTTGAAGGAACCGCCAAAGTTTATGACAGCGAAGAGGAAGCCACGAAAGCAATCCTGAGCGGAGAAGTTGAGAAGGGCGATGTTGTTGTGATAAGGTACGAAGGCCCAAGGGGCGGCCCAGGAATGAGGGAGATGCTAACTCCCACTTCCGCTATAGCAGGGATGGGGTTAGATAAAGATGTTGCCTTAATTACAGATGGAAGGTTCTCCGGAGCAACGAGAGGAATTTCAATCGGCCACGTTTCGCCGGAAGCTGCAGAAGGAGGACCAATAGCCCTAGTCGAGAATGGGGATAGGATAAGGATAGACCTAAAGGCAAAGAGAGTTGACTTACTAGTTGACGAAGGTGAACTTGAGGAAAGGAGAAAGAGATGGAAGCCAAAGGTTAAACCCCTCAAAGGGTATCTGAAGAGGTACTCGGAGTTAGTTACATCCTCAAATACTGGGGCAGTTTATAAATTCTAAACGCAATTCTTATATATTTTTACTACTTCCAATTTTTAGTGATCAAAATGAGGAAGATAATTCTGGCATTTATCCTAGGCGTGATAGTTGGAAGTGGAGTGTTCTTAGTACCAAAGACCCTTACTAGGACTCCAAAAACCATAGGTCAGATGTTCGTGGGGAGACAGGATGTGTACTATGCGGGTTATCCTGGGGACGTTATAGAGCTTCACGTTTACTGGATCAAAAAGAGGGGCAACATGTCTGCTGTTTACAGCATAAGGGATTTACCTAAGTGCCTGAACCTGTTGGCAATAGTGCCTTCCCACGAGGCAGTGAGTGGAGAAGTTGAGAAGGAGAAGTTCATCATATTGCTACAACTTAAAGGGGAGGGCAAGTGCACAGCCGATGCAAAGTTCGTACTTAGGTCGGGCAATGTTGAAGTAAGCATGCCCATAAGAATTGTGGCCTATGGCGTAAAGAAGGGTAGCAAACTAAGAGTATATACCTCCAAGGTGGCAGAAATTGGAAGTGAGGGGGATCTAAATGGGAGTATACTAGAGTATGAGATCTACAACCCAACGAACTCAAGTGTGTACATTAGGGATGTAAAGATAGAGCTACCTGGGATAAGGATCGTGAACTTTTCTCCAATCCAGATTCCTCCGAAAACTTCAAGGATCTTAACATTTATCCTAAAAGACGATAGGCCAATAAAAACCGACATCGTACTTATAAGGCCCCTTCTCCTGTACAGCATCGGTAATGAAACACTCGAAATGCCCCTTGAAGAGTACAGATTTGAGATTATCCCGGACTATACAGATATCCTGGGCAACACCCAAGTTGTAGTCAAATAATGCCGAAAGGAGCGCTGAAATAATGAAAAAGGGTGTAATCATAGCGACTCTTCATTTTATAATCCTTACAACGCTCTCTCTAATCAAGTATGAAAACCTGCAGTATTGTAGCCTAGACCTGGGAATATTCACACAGTCACTCTCTTCAATCCTCCACGGCATGTTCCTTTACAATACCGTGGAGTTTCAGATGTACGGGGCCTCAACGCATTTTGCCGTTCACTTCCAGCCGATACTCCTTCTAATCTTCCCCCTTTTTGCTGTTTTTAAAAGCCCAATAACGCTACTGATTCTTCAAAGTTTTGCACTTGCCATCTCGGTTCTAATAGCGTACCTCATAGCTATGGAGGTTAATGAAGAGATAGCCCTTCCAGTGACCATACTCTACGCCTGCAACTCCTCGTTAATTGGCATAGGGCTGTTCGAGTTCCACCCAGTTTCGCTTGCCGTTCCATTATTGCTCCTCTCCTTTTTAGCACTGCTTAAGAGAGAAAGCAAATTGTTCTACGTTACTAGCGCTCTTACCCTGAGCGTTAAAGAGGATGCATTTCTCGGGATTCTAGGAATTCTCGCATGGGATACGCTGAAGAATGGGGTATCAAGGAGGAAAATAATTGAAGTGCTCTGCGTGCTTTTCTACGGCATACTGGTCATTAAGGTCGTGATCCCCCTCTTCGGAGGGAGATACATATACGAGTCCCTCTATAAAAGCATCAATATCGACCAGAGAAAACTCCTGTACTTTATCACTGTCAACGCAACTTTTAGTTTCCTTCCCTTCCTGGATTATGAGTCAGTCATTCTGTTATTCTTACCTTGGCTTGAATCCCTGCTATCCTCAAGACCAACGCAGACGATGATAGGCTTTCACTATTCCTATATGATAGTTCCGTTATCGTTTATAGCCTCAGTTTATGGAGCGAAAAAGCTTAATAAAAGAGCCCTGGGAGGGCTAGTAGTGGCTGGAATCTTAGTATCCTTAGCTACCCTGCCCATAACTTTCTCCCCAAACAAGGAGGATTTGAGCGTAGTCCACTATGCAAGACTCCACCAATACCCCAGGAAGAACGCATTCTGGGAGTTGATAAAGCTCGTTAATGGCTCCGTATATACTCAACCGAGGTTTTATGCCCCACTGTCAACTAAGATCGACGTATACGTTTACCCGAGGGGAGCAAAGGTAGAGTACATACTACTTGATATGACAACGTATAGGGGGAGGATCTGGCTTAAAAGGTTCGGGAGGATAAATAAAGTAAGGGTAAAGGTAATTAAATGCATCAACGGTGTATGCCTCTTTAGGGTGCAAAAATGATAAGGGAAGCCACGTTCGACGACGTTGCGGGAATAGTGAAGTGTCACCTTTCTGACGTTGACATTCTCAGATATCACAGATTGAGCGTCTTTGAGAGGTACAAATATGGAGGCCCCTGGATGAGTGTTGAGACCTGTTCAATCCATCTGAACTACTTATTCCTTCATAATCAGCCCGTTCTAGTTGCGGAACTTGAAGGCAAGATAGTTGGAGAAATAGAGCTACTGATTGAAGAGGAGATGCTTCTGGACAGGCTCAGGAGGATATGCAACGCAGATGTTCTCATGGTTCATAGGGAATTTAGAGGGAGGGGAATCGGGAGAGCATTAATGCAGAAAGCAGAGGAGATTGCCAGGGCAAGAGAATGCGATGTTATTGTGGTAACTCCTGAAGACAGATCCTATAGCTTCTATGAGAGGCTTGGATATAAAAAGTTGCTCGAGAACCATGTTGTAAAGATAAACACCGAAAAGTTTGATCCAGAAGATGCGAAGCTCCATGGCTTTTCGTGGGAAGAAGTGAAAGGGCTTGAGCTCGTTGCTGGAAGATTTCAAACTTCATATCATCATTGGTTTTCAAGCTTTGTAGATCTAATTGCGGGGATCGATAACATCTTGGAGTCGGGGAAGTTGGGGAAGTCGTACTACGTTATAAGGAAGCTACCCAGTGGATTAGGAGGAGTTTACATCTGGGGACGGGAAAAAGATATCCCGGAAATCCTCGGAAGAGCTAGAAAATATTTCAAGGAAGTTATAACAACATTACCCCAGGATTTAGCTGAAGAGTTCGAGGCTGAAATCCTTAGAAGGAACGTTATCTTGGGAAAGTGGATATCGTAAAGTTTATAAATCAAGACCAAGGAAGTGAATGACGGACGGTGGGCCGGTAGCTCAGCCTGGTATGAGCGCCGCCTTGGCAAGGCGGAGGCCCCGGGTTCAAATCCCGGCCGGTCCACCATAAATTTTGGGCGGGCCCGTGGTCTAGACTGGTTATGACGCCACCCTGACAAGGTGGAGGTCCGGGGTTCAAATCCCCGCGGGCCCACCATTTCTGAAATTACATTCTCCACTATCCTCACCTTCTCAAGATACTCTTTTAAGAGCCTATAAACAAGAGCCGAGAGATTATAGCCCTCCTTTCTAGCTTCCTCCACCCAAACCCTATCCAATGTAAGTTAATCGTCGACATGCCCATTATGACAAATCATCTATGAACGTCTCTTCGAGGGCCATGTAATATCCCCTATATACATCGCTCTTAGTTACAACTCCCACTAATTTTCCAGTTTCATCAACAACTGGCAGAATTCTCTGTTTCATTAACAGCTCAAGGGCATCTCTGGCAGTCTTATCTTTTCCAATTGTATAGCCCTTTATGGGTTTCTTTGCTCCCTTTAAGACTTCTTGAATGCATATAATTCCAACAACGTTCTCATCATTATCCAAAACTGGAAAACAGTCATGACCAGTTTGTGTAGCTTTTGAAATGACTTCCTCTTGGCTGAATCCAACCCTTAAATAAACAACATCTTTAGACATTATCTCTTCGACTTTAACCATCTCAAGTATCATTGGTTTGCCGGTTCTTATTTTCAGGCCTCTCTTCTCGAGCTTGAGGGTGTATACTGATGATCCCTTAAATATAAACCTCGCAATCAAGAAGCTGAGAGTTGAGGCTATCATTACCGCAGGTAGAAGAGAGTACCCTCCAGTGAGCTCCACTATCATAAGGATTTGAGCTATAGGGGCTTGGGTTAATGCACTAAAGAACGCAGCCATTCCAATGAGTGAGTAGGTTTTAGGATCCAGCCCAAATAACAGGGCAAATGCTCCCCCGAGCATTGCGCCTATATAAAGACTAGGGGCAAAAATACCACCGCTAAAGCCCGATGCAATTGTAAAAACCGTTGCAATAGCCTTTGCAATGGCTAAGGTTATCATGATTTTCAGTCCTAATTTACCGAGTAGAGCTAGTTGAAGGCCCTCATAACCAACTCCAAAAATCCCATAATTCCTAAACTGTGATCCAATGACCCCAACAATTAATGCTCCGAGAATTAATCTCGGGAAAAGGGGGATTTTCTCTAGTGCATCTCCAGTCTTATATAGGGATTTCGCAAAAAGAGGAGCTAGAACACCCATGACTAACCCCATGAGAACGTAATAGGTACTTTCCGATATAGAATGAGAGAGACCTGTAGGTATTTCAACTCCAAAAGCTTTCCCGAGGAATGTCAATGTTATTGCATTCCCTATTATTGATGATATGAATATCGGCACTAAATTCAGAGAAAATGCGCCCATATAAATTACCTCAAGAGCAAACATAGCTCCAGCAAGGGGCGTGTTAAAAGTCCCAGAGATGCCGGCAGCCAGTCCGCATGTGGTTATTAATCTTCTCATCTGGGACGAAAGGGAAAGCCTCCTACCTATCCAAGATGCTATTGATGCCCCTATAAATCCAATTGGTCCTTCTCTACCTGCACTTCCCCCTGAGCCTATTGTTATTGATGTTGCAATGATTTTTAGGATTGCGAACTTCCCACTTATGTCCCCTTTTCTGAAGATCACGCTTTCTATAACCTCAGGAACCCCTGTTCCTCTTACTTTTGGATTGTTCTTAACTATTGGGTATATAAAGAGAGCTCCTATTATTGGCATCAGAAATAACTTAAACTTGGCGGATAAAACACCAAAGAAAAGCCTCGTTGTTATGTTAACTAAAAATCTAAAAAGTAGGGCTCCAAGCCCCCCTCCAATACCTGCAATTATGGATGCAAATATTACCTTTGCCCATTTCCTTATCATCGGACTATTCCCCAATAACGGATGATATGATCAGCCGGTGAAGTAGTCGGGCTCTCTAACTGTTTCACCGCCCATTTTCTTTCTGCTCTCTTCGAACTGTTTGTAGTACTCAATCATGTATTTGGTAACACTTGGCTTAACTTTCTTGAATGCTTCCTCGAAATCCTTCCTCGTAACTACAAGCTTGTTTAAAAATTCCTCACTCTCTTCCTCAACGGCTTCTGGAGATAATGAAGAAACTGCCCTTTTTAGTGCGTTTAGTGCTGCTTCTCTGACTAGAGCAGCTATGTCTGCTCCAGTGTACCCCTCAGTTTTTCTGGCTAATTCCCTAAGGTCAACGTCTTTTGCTAGTGGCATGTTTCTGGTGTGTACTTTGAATATTTCTAGCCTCGCCTTCTCGTCGGGCGCTGGAACTAGGATCAGCCTGTCAAACCTACCCGGCCTAAGCAGGGCTGGATCAAGTATATCCGGCCTGTTGGTTGCAGCAATAATTACAACACCACTGTTCTCTTGTATCCCATCCATCTCGGTGAGTAACTGATTGATTAACCTGTCTGTAACCTTTTCACCTTCTGAGGTTCCCCTTGCCGGCGCTATTGCGTCAATTTCGTCGATGAAAATTATAGAAGGTGCTGCCTGTCTCGCTTTCCTGAATATCTCTCTTATTCTCTTCTCGCTCTCACCGACCCACTTGCTCAGAACCTCTGGACCTCTGATAGCTATGAAATTAGCTTGACTTTCAGTTGCTATTGCCTTAGCTAACAATGTTTTACCAGTTCCTGGGGGCCCATAGAGGAGGATTCCCTTTGGAGGTGTTATGCCTAGTTTTTTGAAGGCTTTTGGGTATTTAAGTGGCCATTCTACTGCTTCTCTGAGTTCTTGCTTTACGTCTTCGAGTCCTCCAATGTCATCCCAGTGGACGTTTGGTACCTCAATGAGCACTTCCCTCAATGCTGAAGGCTCAACCATCTTGAGCGCCTCGAGGAAGTCCTCCTTTGTTACCTTAAGTTCCTCCAGGACTTCTCTTGGAATTGTCTCTGCTTCAGGGTTTATCTTTCCTTCTTTGATTAGCCTTCTTAGAACTACCATTGCAGCCTCCCTAGCTAATGCTGCCAGATCAGCACCAACGAATCCATGGGTTATCTCTGCAAGTTCATCAAGTAGCTTATCAATGAGCCTTGCCTTAACTTCAACGTATATCTTGCCATCCTTTTTTAGAATATCCTTTATCTCTTCTTCGTTACTTGCTTTCTTTACCTTCTCTATAAGTTCAGAAACAATGGCTCCATCAAATCTCTCTTCCCTTTCCAATTCCTTAAGGACTTTCAATACTGCATCCTTCTCAAAGTCTGGTTCTATTGGCATTCCTCTTGTGTGGATTTGTAGGATTTCCTTCCTACCCTGCTTGTCTGGAACACCAACCTCAATCTCCCTATCAAACCTTCCAGGCCTCCTCAAAGCCGGATCAATAGCATCAGGCCTGTTCGTCGCTGCAATGACTATCACTTTGCCTCTTGACTTGAGGCCATCCATTAAAGTCAGTAACTGAGACACGACTCTCTTTTCTACTTCTCCAACAACTTCCTCTCTCTTTGGTGCTATTGCGTCAATTTCGTCGATGAATATTATTGCTGGAGCGTTCTCCTCAGCCTCCTTGAATATTTCCCTTAATCTTTCTTCGCTTTCTCCGTAGTATTTGCTCATTATTTCCGGACCGTTGATTGCGATGAAGTATGCATTAGCCTCGTTGGCCACGGCCTTAGCTAGTAAAGTCTTACCAGTTCCTGGGGGCCCATACAAGAGAACACCCTTCGGTGGTTCTATTCCCAGTCTTTCAAATAATTCAGGATGCTTGAGGGGCAACTCAACCATTTCCCTGATCTTTTCGATTGCGTCATTGAGACCACCAATATCTTCATAGGTAACTTCTGGAACCTTTTCCTCACGAACTTCGACTGCCTGGGGAAGAACCTCGACCTCGGTGTTGTAAGTTATCTGGACAATTCCCTTGGGTATAGTGTTCACAACGACGAACTTTAGCTCGCCAAAACCAACTGACATTGCCTCGAAGAAACCTCTAAATAGCTCGTCAAAAGGTGTCCCAGAGTAGAACTCTCCCCTTCCACTTGCAACAATTATATCTCCCTTAACTACAGGCCTCCCTAGGAGGTTGTTTTTTATTACGTCCCCAGGGATTTGAATAATAACACCCCTCTGAGCCGGTGCTAAAACGACTTTTTTTGCTTCCTTAACTTGGGCCTTCCTAACGGTTACAAAATCTCCTATGCTGACCCCAGCGTTTCTCCTAATATATCCATCCATTCTGA encodes the following:
- the leuD gene encoding 3-isopropylmalate dehydratase small subunit, giving the protein MKVKGRAWKYGDHIDTDVIIPARYLNTSDPKELAQHVLEDLDPEFRFKMKPGDIIVAGENFGCGSSREHAPLAIKAAGVSCVIAKSFARIFYRNAINIGLPILEAPEAVERIETGDELEVDFSTGEIRNLTKGEVYHANPFPDFIMEIIKAGGLIEWTKRRLAK
- a CDS encoding 3-isopropylmalate dehydrogenase; the encoded protein is MIKIAVIPGDGIGKEVVAEGLKVLRKLEQLSNVKFDFQEYPFGAEHYLKTGETLPDWAIEEFRKFDAIYFGAIGDPRVKPGVLEHGILLKLRFSLDLYVNLRPVKLYHPKLTPLKEKEKIDMVFVRENTEGLYAGAGGFLRKGTPQEVAIQEMINTRYGVERTVRFAFEYAKKTGRKKVTLVDKANVLTYAHDLWQRVFAEVSEEYPEIETDHYYVDAMAMKMVRSPEIFEVVVTPNMFGDILTDLGAEIVGGLGLAASGNIHPRKVSMFEPVHGSAPDIAGKGIANPLAAILTASLMLEHLGLDKESKTVEKAVAKVIEENKVTPDLGGSLKTHEVGDAVVKVLEVLWDEGEAG
- the cimA gene encoding citramalate synthase, with the protein product MKERRVELYDTTLRDGAQMEGISFSLEDKLKITEKLDEFGIHYIEGGWPGSNPKDIEYFKAVKDLSLENAQIAAFGSTRRPRLRPEEDPNLNALVDSEAPIATIFGKSWDLHVTDALKTTLENNLQMIADSIEYLREHGMKVFYDAEHFFDGYRANSDYAMETIKTAEEAGAERIVLADTNGGSLPSFIKQVVERVREEIKVPLGIHAHNDSELAVANSLMAFEAGVVQIQGTINGYGERCGNANLISIIPALELKYGVEVVGKEKLRKLKELAHFVAELANMEIPRNQPYVGDSAFAHKGGVHVSAVLKNPRTYEHIDPELVGNRRKVVVSELSGKSNLIYKAKELGIDLDEKDPHLQEIVNKIKELEFLGYHFEAAEASLELLIEKIKGRYKPFFELERARVISEILPGQPPISEATVVVKVDSKRVHTAAEGNGPVNALDLALRKALTEFYPELKEIKLVDYKVRVLGSEKGTAAKVRVLIQTSDGKKSWGTVGASTNIIEASLNAIIDSMEYWLMKECGKNEKRCGKEGN
- the ilvD gene encoding dihydroxy-acid dehydratase, with translation MRSDVVKRGIERAPHRSLFKAMGLTDEELDRPLIGIANSFNELIPGHIHLRKIAEAVKAGIRMAGGTPLEFNTIGICDGIAMNHSGMKYSLPSRELIADSVELVAQAYHFDGIVMIASCDKIIPGMLMAMARLDVPAIFVSGGPMLPGRFRGEYVDVKTVFEAVGAVKAGKMSLEELKLLESVACPGCGSCAGMFTANTMNALTEALGVSMPWNGTAPAVYAHRIRIAKKTGMQIVKLVEEDVKPSDIMTKEAFEDAIAVDMALGGSTNTVLHLMAIAHEAGVDLTLDDFDRISEITPTLAKLSPAGKHFVVDLYEAGGILGVMKRLAKKGIIHEDRMTVALKTVKELLERAFVARDDVIRPLDNPYSPRGGIMILRGTLAPDGAVIKVSAVNGVTVFEGTAKVYDSEEEATKAILSGEVEKGDVVVIRYEGPRGGPGMREMLTPTSAIAGMGLDKDVALITDGRFSGATRGISIGHVSPEAAEGGPIALVENGDRIRIDLKAKRVDLLVDEGELEERRKRWKPKVKPLKGYLKRYSELVTSSNTGAVYKF
- a CDS encoding DUF2079 domain-containing protein — translated: MKKGVIIATLHFIILTTLSLIKYENLQYCSLDLGIFTQSLSSILHGMFLYNTVEFQMYGASTHFAVHFQPILLLIFPLFAVFKSPITLLILQSFALAISVLIAYLIAMEVNEEIALPVTILYACNSSLIGIGLFEFHPVSLAVPLLLLSFLALLKRESKLFYVTSALTLSVKEDAFLGILGILAWDTLKNGVSRRKIIEVLCVLFYGILVIKVVIPLFGGRYIYESLYKSINIDQRKLLYFITVNATFSFLPFLDYESVILLFLPWLESLLSSRPTQTMIGFHYSYMIVPLSFIASVYGAKKLNKRALGGLVVAGILVSLATLPITFSPNKEDLSVVHYARLHQYPRKNAFWELIKLVNGSVYTQPRFYAPLSTKIDVYVYPRGAKVEYILLDMTTYRGRIWLKRFGRINKVRVKVIKCINGVCLFRVQK
- a CDS encoding GNAT family N-acetyltransferase: MIREATFDDVAGIVKCHLSDVDILRYHRLSVFERYKYGGPWMSVETCSIHLNYLFLHNQPVLVAELEGKIVGEIELLIEEEMLLDRLRRICNADVLMVHREFRGRGIGRALMQKAEEIARARECDVIVVTPEDRSYSFYERLGYKKLLENHVVKINTEKFDPEDAKLHGFSWEEVKGLELVAGRFQTSYHHWFSSFVDLIAGIDNILESGKLGKSYYVIRKLPSGLGGVYIWGREKDIPEILGRARKYFKEVITTLPQDLAEEFEAEILRRNVILGKWIS
- a CDS encoding chloride channel protein yields the protein MIRKWAKVIFASIIAGIGGGLGALLFRFLVNITTRLFFGVLSAKFKLFLMPIIGALFIYPIVKNNPKVRGTGVPEVIESVIFRKGDISGKFAILKIIATSITIGSGGSAGREGPIGFIGASIASWIGRRLSLSSQMRRLITTCGLAAGISGTFNTPLAGAMFALEVIYMGAFSLNLVPIFISSIIGNAITLTFLGKAFGVEIPTGLSHSISESTYYVLMGLVMGVLAPLFAKSLYKTGDALEKIPLFPRLILGALIVGVIGSQFRNYGIFGVGYEGLQLALLGKLGLKIMITLAIAKAIATVFTIASGFSGGIFAPSLYIGAMLGGAFALLFGLDPKTYSLIGMAAFFSALTQAPIAQILMIVELTGGYSLLPAVMIASTLSFLIARFIFKGSSVYTLKLEKRGLKIRTGKPMILEMVKVEEIMSKDVVYLRVGFSQEEVISKATQTGHDCFPVLDNDENVVGIICIQEVLKGAKKPIKGYTIGKDKTARDALELLMKQRILPVVDETGKLVGVVTKSDVYRGYYMALEETFIDDLS